One segment of Spiroplasma cantharicola DNA contains the following:
- the msrA gene encoding peptide-methionine (S)-S-oxide reductase MsrA produces the protein MKSIYLAGGCFWGVQAYFDLIDGVTNTKVGYCQGDVENPTYEQVCSGKTNHAEAIWLEYNDKLISLEKILEKYFKIINPYSLNKQGNDIGTQYRVGIYWEEEEDFKIVQNFLEKKQKDSSQKIVVENQKVKNFFDAEEYHQSYLEKNPFGYCHIDLSLAYQED, from the coding sequence ATGAAATCAATATATTTAGCTGGTGGTTGCTTTTGAGGAGTTCAAGCTTATTTTGATTTAATTGATGGTGTAACAAATACTAAAGTTGGTTATTGTCAAGGCGATGTTGAAAATCCAACTTATGAACAAGTTTGTTCTGGAAAAACAAATCATGCTGAGGCAATTTGATTAGAATACAACGATAAGTTAATTTCCTTAGAAAAGATATTAGAAAAATATTTTAAAATCATCAATCCTTATTCATTAAATAAGCAGGGAAATGATATTGGAACTCAATATAGAGTTGGAATCTATTGAGAAGAGGAAGAAGATTTTAAAATAGTTCAAAATTTTTTAGAAAAAAAGCAAAAGGATAGTAGTCAAAAAATAGTTGTAGAAAATCAAAAAGTAAAAAATTTTTTTGATGCAGAAGAGTACCATCAAAGTTATTTAGAAAAAAATCCCTTTGGATACTGCCATATTGATCTTTCATTAGCTTATCAAGAAGATTAA
- a CDS encoding valine--tRNA ligase, producing MKELDKKYNHKDVEKNKYSKWLKEKIFEAEFNSKKPAYSIVIPPPNVTGKLHLGHAWDGSLQDLLIRFKKLNGFDTVWIPGMDHAGIATQAKVEERLREQGISKYDLGRDKFIAKVWEWKEEYAATIRSQWAKLGLSLDYSKEKFTYSDELNQIVNYVFVKMYEDKLIYKGKRIINWDPKQKTALSNIEVIYKETKGAMYHFKYILSDNQKDFLQVATTRPETMFGDVCLVVNPKDKRYSKYIGKTVINPSNKALIPVITDEYVEIEFGTGVMKCTPAHDPNDFEIGLKHNLEQIVVMNDDATMNDLAQEFQGLDRFEARKQLIAKLTKEGTFIKKEEIVHQVGYSERSNAIVEPFISDQWFVKMKPLAKQVLDLQKSKEAINFYPNRFNDTLNKWMENSHDWTISRQLWWGHQIPAWYHKDTKEVYVGITPPKDEQNWERDSDVLDTWFSSAFWPFATMNWNNKKQSEMMKRYFPVSTMVTGYDIIFFWVARMVFQSLEFTSSKPFKDVLIHGLIRDEQGRKMSKSLGNGVDPMDVIEKYGADSLRYFLLTNSSPGQDLRYSEEKLTSTWNFINKIWNASRYVMLNLKKIPTNLEFEKLLVKANEVNNQIDFWILNRLSETKKMVKEAIEKYEFTVAGKLLYNFIWDDYCSWYIELSKAQVGENSLLNKQEKQFSQSTLGYVLKNILIMLHPFMPFVSEEIYQSFDLQSSILKERWLDKKYQFKILTVDHIFEIVNNLREFRANQNIKNAISLNIHFNLKKSKFKSIIEKGISYINIFVEKLVNCKLDISIIDDKDLTSIAIKDYFLDISNKDFFDKDKAIQETQDKINELLLEIDRSEKMLANENFLKRAAAEKVLAEKEKYINYKKQHELLVDKLNELKKEKA from the coding sequence ATGAAAGAATTAGATAAGAAATATAATCATAAGGATGTTGAAAAAAATAAATATTCTAAATGACTTAAGGAAAAAATTTTTGAAGCTGAATTTAATAGTAAAAAACCAGCTTATTCAATAGTAATTCCACCTCCAAATGTCACAGGTAAATTGCATTTAGGTCATGCATGAGATGGTTCCTTGCAAGATTTATTAATTAGATTTAAAAAATTAAATGGTTTTGATACTGTATGAATTCCTGGTATGGATCATGCTGGAATTGCAACTCAAGCAAAAGTCGAAGAACGCTTAAGAGAACAAGGAATTTCAAAATATGATTTAGGACGAGATAAATTCATTGCAAAAGTATGAGAATGAAAAGAAGAGTATGCTGCAACTATTAGAAGCCAATGGGCAAAATTAGGTTTAAGTTTAGATTATTCAAAAGAAAAATTTACATATTCAGATGAGTTAAATCAAATTGTGAATTATGTCTTTGTAAAAATGTATGAAGATAAATTAATTTATAAAGGAAAAAGAATAATTAATTGAGATCCTAAGCAAAAAACTGCACTTTCAAATATTGAAGTTATTTATAAAGAAACTAAGGGTGCAATGTATCACTTTAAATATATTTTAAGTGATAATCAAAAAGATTTTTTACAAGTAGCTACAACTCGACCAGAAACAATGTTTGGAGATGTTTGTTTAGTTGTCAATCCAAAGGATAAAAGATATAGCAAATATATTGGTAAAACTGTTATAAACCCATCAAATAAGGCTCTAATACCTGTTATAACAGACGAATATGTCGAAATTGAATTTGGAACAGGGGTAATGAAATGTACGCCCGCTCACGACCCTAATGACTTTGAAATAGGGTTAAAACATAATTTAGAACAAATAGTTGTAATGAATGATGATGCAACTATGAATGATTTAGCACAAGAATTTCAAGGATTAGATCGTTTTGAAGCAAGAAAGCAATTAATTGCAAAATTAACTAAAGAGGGAACTTTTATTAAAAAAGAAGAAATAGTTCATCAAGTTGGTTATTCAGAAAGAAGCAATGCTATTGTTGAACCATTTATTTCAGATCAATGATTTGTAAAAATGAAACCATTAGCAAAACAAGTTTTAGATTTACAAAAATCAAAAGAAGCTATTAATTTTTATCCAAATCGATTTAATGATACATTAAATAAATGAATGGAAAATAGTCACGATTGAACAATTTCACGTCAATTATGATGAGGTCATCAAATTCCTGCTTGATATCACAAAGATACAAAAGAAGTTTATGTTGGCATAACTCCTCCAAAAGATGAACAAAATTGAGAACGTGATTCAGATGTTTTAGATACATGATTTTCTAGTGCTTTTTGACCGTTTGCAACAATGAATTGAAATAATAAAAAACAATCAGAAATGATGAAAAGATATTTTCCAGTATCAACAATGGTAACTGGTTATGATATTATTTTCTTTTGAGTAGCTAGAATGGTATTTCAAAGTTTAGAATTTACATCTTCAAAACCATTTAAAGATGTTTTAATTCATGGTTTAATTCGTGATGAACAAGGAAGAAAAATGTCAAAATCTCTTGGTAATGGTGTTGATCCAATGGATGTTATTGAAAAGTATGGAGCAGACTCATTAAGATATTTTTTATTAACAAATTCAAGTCCTGGTCAAGATTTAAGATATAGTGAAGAAAAATTAACTAGTACTTGAAATTTTATTAATAAAATATGAAATGCCTCTAGATATGTAATGTTAAATCTTAAAAAAATTCCTACTAATCTAGAATTTGAAAAATTATTGGTAAAAGCTAATGAAGTTAATAATCAAATAGATTTTTGAATTTTAAATCGTTTAAGTGAAACAAAAAAAATGGTTAAAGAAGCAATTGAAAAATATGAGTTCACAGTTGCAGGAAAACTACTTTATAATTTTATTTGAGATGACTATTGCTCATGATATATTGAACTTTCAAAAGCTCAGGTAGGAGAGAATAGTTTATTAAATAAACAAGAAAAACAATTTAGTCAATCAACTTTAGGTTATGTTTTAAAGAATATTTTAATTATGTTACATCCATTTATGCCTTTTGTTAGTGAAGAAATTTATCAATCTTTTGACTTACAATCTTCAATTTTAAAAGAAAGATGATTAGATAAGAAATATCAATTTAAAATCTTAACAGTGGATCATATTTTTGAAATAGTAAATAACTTAAGAGAGTTTAGAGCAAATCAAAATATAAAAAATGCAATTTCTTTAAATATTCATTTTAATCTTAAAAAATCCAAATTTAAATCAATAATTGAAAAAGGAATTAGTTATATTAATATCTTTGTTGAAAAATTAGTTAATTGTAAATTAGATATTAGTATAATTGATGATAAGGATTTAACTTCAATTGCTATTAAAGATTATTTTTTAGATATTTCTAATAAGGATTTCTTTGATAAGGATAAAGCAATTCAAGAAACTCAAGATAAAATAAATGAACTTTTATTAGAAATCGATAGAAGTGAAAAAATGCTTGCAAATGAAAACTTTTTAAAACGTGCTGCTGCAGAAAAAGTTTTAGCTGAAAAAGAAAAATATATTAATTATAAAAAACAACATGAATTATTAGTTGATAAATTAAATGAATTAAAAAAAGAAAAAGCTTAA
- a CDS encoding Pr6Pr family membrane protein, which translates to MFITKKNLKDWKLWYKLSISLLIIGFLLQGFIRGMINIGDSVYKIDGEEFKKWAIYIKDINNNKPGEFVGYDYQGYIINYFSFFTIQSNILVAIWFLVSFFNHNREGQVKFLSRTITLCVVTYITITGLIFNGMLLPQVLLTENDLVLTPIWWIDQMVLHTVVPIATIAYYLFLMKQELNFSFKEFIKKDFLVMCIYPIIYLIFSLIRGELIYRSVGSNALLASKKGAYPYFFLEIHNNQVSGLSGIVWMFIAIIAIISIIIGLGSLYLFIASKINNYKGEITNEESEK; encoded by the coding sequence ATGTTTATAACTAAAAAAAATTTAAAGGATTGAAAACTTTGATATAAATTATCTATATCTTTATTAATTATAGGTTTTCTTTTACAAGGTTTTATAAGAGGAATGATCAATATTGGTGATAGTGTATATAAAATAGATGGTGAAGAATTTAAAAAATGGGCTATTTATATTAAAGATATAAATAATAATAAACCTGGAGAATTTGTTGGCTATGATTATCAAGGCTATATTATTAACTATTTTAGTTTTTTTACAATTCAATCAAATATTTTAGTAGCAATTTGATTTCTTGTATCCTTTTTTAATCATAATAGAGAAGGTCAAGTGAAATTCTTATCAAGAACTATTACTCTATGCGTAGTTACTTACATCACAATTACAGGGTTAATTTTTAATGGAATGTTACTTCCTCAAGTATTATTAACAGAAAATGATTTAGTTTTAACACCAATTTGATGAATTGATCAAATGGTTTTACATACAGTTGTGCCAATAGCTACAATTGCTTATTATTTATTTTTAATGAAACAAGAATTGAATTTTAGTTTTAAAGAATTTATCAAAAAGGATTTTTTAGTAATGTGTATTTATCCAATAATCTATCTAATTTTTTCTTTGATTAGAGGAGAATTAATTTATAGAAGTGTTGGTTCAAATGCTTTATTAGCAAGTAAAAAAGGAGCATATCCATACTTTTTCTTAGAGATTCACAATAATCAAGTTTCTGGATTAAGTGGAATTGTTTGGATGTTCATTGCTATAATTGCTATAATTTCAATAATAATCGGTCTAGGTAGTCTTTATCTATTTATCGCTTCAAAAATTAATAATTATAAAGGGGAAATTACTAATGAGGAATCAGAAAAATAG
- a CDS encoding ATP-binding cassette domain-containing protein, with amino-acid sequence MSNNAIVVKDLNKKFKSGYGIFDINFNVKYGKVFGYLGPNGAGKSTTIRSLMGFIKSDSGTSNVYLENKPNLKNDQSLITELIQFDSWTDANKIQRNLGYVPGEIAFPIQMTGIDLLKQVFKLRNMTNWDDVRKYIDYWEFNPNMKIKKMSKGMKQKVALVIAWMHNPDIIVLDEPTSGLDPLMQEKFVKLVQKSKEEGKAIILSSHIFSEIERTCDYVSIIKRGKIISTINIEDIQYNDEKTYEIKFKDKVTQKDVESKNWTIKSFNNNTLFAVVENKNINDFIVKMSKNKLEFIKEHPLNLEQYFMKYYQNEIETDVIESLDNINVNVSTKERKISFELIKDTMRKTLGLWLFTTILPVILIIVAFAVMINDSSVNEMIIQGSTWSEVLTGATVALVVSSTGITYSLLLVYLLTSGNNIVASEVDKGTMVNLLTTNQSRKSVILTKGGTFVFSLFISIFIQFLTTIITISVFGKGGEINIGLFAMYFFGLFLMLYAISSIAFICSCYFNKSAASLSTAGGISIIFYVLFFASQIPSVEFLKYFSLNSLFTVEFNNVSEISKYLGQYIALGVIGTGLYIASYWIFIKKDLPL; translated from the coding sequence ATGTCTAATAATGCAATTGTAGTAAAAGATTTAAATAAAAAATTTAAATCAGGTTATGGAATTTTTGATATTAACTTTAATGTCAAATATGGTAAAGTTTTTGGTTATTTAGGACCCAACGGGGCTGGAAAATCAACAACAATTAGAAGTTTAATGGGGTTTATAAAATCTGATTCAGGAACTTCAAATGTTTATTTAGAAAATAAACCAAATTTAAAAAATGATCAAAGTTTAATTACTGAGTTAATTCAATTTGATTCATGAACAGATGCTAATAAAATTCAAAGAAATTTAGGTTATGTTCCAGGAGAAATTGCTTTTCCAATTCAAATGACAGGAATTGATCTCTTAAAACAAGTTTTCAAATTAAGAAATATGACTAATTGAGATGATGTAAGAAAGTATATTGATTATTGAGAATTTAATCCAAATATGAAAATTAAAAAAATGTCAAAAGGGATGAAACAAAAAGTAGCTTTAGTAATAGCTTGAATGCACAATCCTGATATTATTGTTTTGGATGAACCAACAAGTGGTTTAGATCCTTTAATGCAAGAAAAATTTGTTAAATTAGTACAAAAATCAAAAGAAGAAGGTAAAGCAATTATTTTATCTTCACATATTTTTTCAGAAATTGAAAGAACTTGTGATTATGTATCTATTATTAAACGTGGAAAAATAATTTCAACTATTAATATTGAAGATATTCAATATAATGATGAAAAAACTTATGAAATTAAGTTTAAAGATAAAGTTACTCAAAAGGATGTTGAATCAAAAAATTGAACTATTAAAAGCTTTAACAATAATACTTTATTTGCCGTTGTTGAGAATAAAAATATAAATGATTTTATTGTCAAAATGAGTAAAAATAAATTGGAATTTATTAAAGAACATCCGCTAAATTTGGAGCAATACTTTATGAAATATTATCAAAATGAAATTGAAACTGATGTAATTGAATCATTGGATAATATCAATGTGAATGTTTCTACAAAAGAAAGAAAAATATCATTTGAATTAATTAAAGATACTATGCGAAAAACCTTAGGTTTATGATTGTTTACAACGATATTGCCAGTTATTTTAATTATTGTAGCTTTTGCTGTCATGATTAATGATAGTTCAGTTAATGAAATGATTATTCAAGGAAGTACTTGGTCTGAAGTGCTAACAGGAGCTACTGTAGCATTAGTTGTTAGTTCAACAGGAATTACATATTCATTATTGTTAGTTTATTTATTAACAAGTGGAAATAATATTGTTGCAAGTGAAGTAGATAAAGGTACAATGGTTAATTTATTAACAACCAATCAATCAAGAAAGAGTGTAATTCTAACAAAGGGGGGAACATTTGTTTTCTCTTTATTTATCAGTATATTTATTCAATTTTTAACAACAATAATAACAATTTCTGTTTTTGGGAAAGGTGGGGAAATTAATATTGGATTATTTGCAATGTACTTTTTTGGGCTATTTTTAATGTTATATGCAATTAGTTCAATTGCATTTATATGTAGTTGTTATTTTAATAAATCAGCAGCCTCTTTATCTACAGCTGGGGGAATTAGTATTATATTCTATGTTTTATTTTTTGCAAGTCAAATCCCATCAGTTGAATTTTTAAAATACTTTTCATTAAATAGTTTATTTACAGTTGAATTCAATAATGTGAGTGAAATCTCAAAATATTTAGGTCAATATATTGCCTTGGGTGTTATTGGAACAGGGTTATATATTGCTTCATATTGAATATTTATTAAAAAGGATCTACCTTTATAA